The proteins below are encoded in one region of Brachyspira intermedia PWS/A:
- a CDS encoding VWA domain-containing protein codes for MTFVYPKLLFLLLTLPIIIFAYIQTRKNHSYSVKHPRVSMSKVLKSRYYVKDIPFMLIILALTFSIIGLARPARVSHLSDINGEGIYISLVVDVSPSMMAEDMIPTRLEASKKTMIDFIKKRNFDKISLVSFALRASVLSPATFDYTSLEEEIKKIEIDEEGSTSIGLGIATAVDMLRSVKEDNEKIIILLTDGENNSGEIDPKLASEIASNFNIKIYTIGIGDANGSHAWVTYDDPSYGKRRIRADFTLNEESLIDIAATTGGKYFNAKNASALDNVYNTIDRLEKKPILDDDLIQYDELYKPFIIIAFLCLCLSIILSTTRFLIIP; via the coding sequence ATGACTTTTGTATATCCGAAACTTTTATTCTTGTTGCTAACTTTGCCTATTATAATATTTGCATATATACAAACAAGAAAGAATCATTCTTATTCTGTAAAGCACCCAAGAGTAAGTATGTCCAAAGTATTAAAATCAAGATATTATGTTAAAGATATACCATTTATGCTTATTATATTGGCACTTACCTTTTCTATTATAGGTTTAGCCCGTCCTGCAAGGGTTTCACATTTATCAGATATTAACGGAGAAGGTATTTACATATCTCTTGTAGTAGACGTTTCACCTTCTATGATGGCTGAAGATATGATACCTACAAGGCTTGAAGCTTCTAAAAAAACTATGATAGACTTTATAAAGAAAAGAAATTTTGATAAAATAAGTTTAGTATCATTTGCTTTACGTGCTTCTGTACTTTCACCTGCAACATTTGACTATACTTCATTGGAAGAAGAAATAAAAAAAATAGAAATAGATGAAGAAGGTTCTACATCAATAGGACTTGGAATTGCCACTGCTGTTGATATGCTTAGAAGTGTAAAAGAAGATAATGAAAAAATTATTATACTCCTTACAGACGGAGAAAATAATTCCGGTGAAATAGACCCTAAACTAGCCTCCGAAATAGCATCTAATTTCAATATAAAAATATATACTATAGGTATAGGTGATGCTAACGGAAGTCATGCTTGGGTTACTTATGATGATCCTAGCTATGGTAAAAGAAGAATAAGAGCAGATTTTACACTTAATGAAGAATCTTTAATAGATATAGCCGCAACTACAGGCGGTAAATATTTTAATGCGAAAAATGCTTCCGCTTTGGATAATGTTTATAATACAATAGACAGATTAGAGAAAAAGCCTATATTAGATGATGACTTGATTCAGTATGATGAACTTTATAAACCATTTATTATAATAGCTTTTCTTTGCTTATGCCTGAGTATTATACTATCTACTACAAGATTTTTAATAATACCATAG
- the metK gene encoding methionine adenosyltransferase, with translation MAEIKNYYFSSESVTEGHPDKICDAVSDAVLDECLKQDPNSRVACETLAKTGMIMIAGEITTKAKLDYQKIARDTVRRIGYTSSDMGFDADTCAVMESIAEQSPDIDMGVSAGKGLFNSESSNVSEGAGDQGIMFGYAINETETFMPLTIHLAHRLAERLTKIRKDKVVDYLRPDGKSQVTVEYKDGKAARIEAVVISTQHAAGVEHKQIEADIKKYVINEICPANMLDENTKYYINPTGSFVVGGPMGDCGLTGRKIIVDSYGGHGAHGGGAFSGKDPTKVDRSACYMARYVAKNIVASGIADRALVQFAYAIGVPEPLSVYVNTFGTAKVHDEVLANIVSKELDLTPAGIIKRLDLRRPIYEKTTAYGHFGRELPEFTWEKTDIKDLFANAK, from the coding sequence ATGGCAGAGATAAAGAATTATTATTTCTCTTCTGAGTCGGTAACAGAAGGCCATCCTGATAAGATCTGCGATGCTGTAAGCGATGCAGTCTTAGACGAATGTTTAAAACAAGATCCTAATTCTAGAGTTGCATGTGAAACTTTGGCAAAAACAGGAATGATCATGATTGCCGGAGAAATCACTACAAAAGCTAAATTGGATTATCAAAAAATCGCTAGAGATACCGTAAGGCGAATAGGATACACAAGCAGCGATATGGGGTTTGACGCTGATACTTGTGCAGTTATGGAGTCTATTGCAGAACAGTCTCCAGATATAGATATGGGAGTTAGTGCCGGAAAAGGATTATTCAATTCTGAATCATCAAATGTTTCTGAAGGTGCAGGCGACCAGGGTATAATGTTCGGTTATGCTATAAATGAAACTGAAACATTTATGCCTTTAACTATACATTTAGCCCATAGATTGGCAGAACGTTTAACTAAGATTAGAAAAGACAAAGTAGTTGACTATTTAAGACCAGACGGAAAAAGTCAGGTTACTGTTGAATATAAAGACGGTAAAGCTGCAAGAATAGAAGCTGTTGTTATTTCTACTCAGCATGCTGCAGGCGTTGAGCATAAACAAATAGAAGCTGACATTAAAAAATATGTTATTAATGAAATATGTCCGGCTAATATGCTTGATGAAAACACAAAATATTATATTAACCCAACAGGTTCATTCGTAGTTGGCGGCCCTATGGGTGACTGCGGATTAACAGGAAGAAAAATCATTGTAGACAGTTACGGCGGACATGGTGCACATGGCGGCGGTGCTTTCTCTGGTAAAGACCCTACAAAAGTAGATAGAAGTGCATGTTATATGGCTAGATATGTTGCTAAAAACATTGTTGCTTCTGGTATAGCTGATAGAGCGTTAGTTCAGTTTGCTTATGCTATAGGTGTTCCTGAGCCTTTATCTGTATATGTTAATACTTTCGGTACAGCAAAAGTACATGATGAAGTATTGGCTAATATAGTTTCTAAAGAGCTTGATTTAACTCCTGCAGGTATAATCAAAAGATTAGATTTAAGAAGACCTATTTACGAAAAAACTACTGCTTATGGTCACTTTGGCAGAGAGCTTCCAGAGTTCACTTGGGAAAAGACAGATATAAAAGATTTGTTTGCTAATGCTAAATAA
- a CDS encoding phospholipase D family protein — protein MKLFTNSNNRDDFFKTALLNSIKENDNIFIATAFFSDTEIINKAVEKNCNIKLIVRLSLATSIERLKEIYKKENVYVRFFTSDTFHPKLYIFGSTKAFIGSSNLTKSGISRNQEINISIESDNQNFDDLISIFYDYWESAEVLDDNIIEKYSKIEEEYYNVDIQIKNFKQKLQEEIGDFKFNNITTIDNTKKSKKSKKFSYVSDFKRKYQIFLERYKKLTEMYTSSLEKLNMDRKYKDIPLKIEIDQFLNWIKENKIKKGESYDKINDDKIESKLKLLIEEYYNSYNIESKYIDDYKKCRYTLKKDNIDTVSYNELYNALLFINAFRDRRRFFSSNSMKKEFLNLNNNLKNIIKTITYLLYDSEQYEIKMTNCIYDEDFKLKEFGENCVKELFGVMSDDENIPLCNDRVFEAMEYLGFGNLK, from the coding sequence ATGAAATTATTTACAAATTCTAATAATAGAGATGATTTTTTTAAAACAGCATTATTAAACAGTATAAAAGAAAATGATAATATATTTATAGCAACAGCGTTTTTTAGCGATACAGAAATAATAAATAAGGCTGTAGAAAAAAATTGTAATATCAAACTTATTGTAAGATTATCATTAGCAACTTCAATAGAAAGATTAAAAGAAATATATAAGAAAGAAAATGTTTATGTTAGATTTTTTACTTCAGATACTTTTCACCCTAAATTATATATATTTGGTAGTACAAAAGCATTTATAGGCTCATCAAATTTAACTAAGAGCGGAATATCACGTAATCAGGAAATAAATATTTCAATAGAATCAGATAATCAGAATTTTGATGATTTAATATCAATTTTTTATGATTATTGGGAGAGTGCTGAAGTACTAGATGATAATATAATAGAAAAATATTCAAAAATAGAAGAAGAATATTATAATGTTGATATACAAATAAAAAATTTTAAACAAAAATTACAAGAAGAAATAGGTGATTTTAAATTTAATAATATTACAACTATTGATAATACTAAAAAAAGCAAAAAAAGCAAAAAATTTTCATATGTTTCAGATTTTAAAAGAAAATATCAAATATTTTTAGAGCGTTATAAAAAATTAACTGAAATGTACACTTCATCACTTGAAAAATTAAATATGGATAGAAAATATAAGGATATTCCATTAAAAATAGAAATAGATCAGTTTCTAAATTGGATAAAAGAAAATAAAATAAAAAAAGGAGAAAGTTATGATAAAATTAATGATGATAAAATAGAATCAAAATTAAAACTTCTTATTGAAGAATATTATAATAGTTATAATATTGAAAGTAAATATATTGATGATTACAAAAAATGCAGATATACTTTAAAAAAAGACAATATAGATACCGTATCTTATAATGAATTATATAATGCTTTATTATTTATTAATGCTTTTAGAGATAGGAGACGTTTTTTCTCAAGTAATTCTATGAAAAAAGAGTTTTTAAATTTAAATAATAATTTAAAAAATATAATAAAAACAATTACATATTTGTTATATGATAGCGAACAATATGAAATAAAAATGACTAATTGTATATATGATGAAGATTTTAAATTAAAAGAGTTTGGAGAAAACTGTGTTAAAGAGTTATTTGGTGTTATGAGCGATGATGAAAATATTCCTTTATGTAATGATAGGGTATTTGAAGCTATGGAATATTTAGGATTTGGTAATTTAAAATAA
- the recF gene encoding DNA replication/repair protein RecF (All proteins in this family for which functions are known are DNA-binding proteins that assist the filamentation of RecA onto DNA for the initiation of recombination or recombinational repair.): MILKELTLRSFRNYNENIFEFSDKINVLYGHNGCGKTNILEAIYMLGNGVSFRTRLDRELVKNGNDNYFLRGIFREDEFNYDTNIEIAYQKKIKKVFIDKKEVSSRKDLIGRILYVIFLPNDTDLVIAEPKLRRDYFNMLISTISSEYLLALIKYNKLLKMRNICLSTKPNEAYIYNSDIAKLSLYIANENKKYSTLLEEKMNEIYKNIFNDENPYAIKYQSTIEDILNENEYMKKLETTLQEQIRMRTTYFGIHRAEYQFFYKDSLSKKFSSQGEKRMFTLIMKLASEKILSEYRKKSPILLIDDAMLELDNTRRDNILEYIKTLGQVFITVTEKEKVKNFENGKVFDIPNIRM, encoded by the coding sequence ATGATACTTAAAGAACTTACATTACGTTCTTTTAGAAACTACAATGAAAATATATTTGAATTTTCTGATAAAATAAATGTTCTATATGGACATAATGGATGCGGTAAAACTAATATACTAGAAGCAATATATATGCTTGGAAACGGTGTGTCATTTAGAACTAGACTTGACAGAGAGCTTGTGAAAAATGGAAATGATAATTATTTTTTGAGAGGCATTTTCAGAGAAGATGAATTTAATTATGATACTAATATAGAAATAGCCTATCAAAAAAAAATCAAAAAAGTATTCATTGATAAAAAAGAAGTATCTTCAAGAAAAGATTTAATAGGAAGAATACTTTATGTTATATTTCTTCCTAATGATACTGATTTGGTTATAGCAGAGCCTAAATTAAGACGAGATTATTTTAACATGCTAATATCAACAATATCATCAGAATATTTGCTTGCATTGATAAAATACAATAAACTTCTAAAAATGAGAAATATTTGTCTTAGTACAAAACCCAATGAAGCATATATTTATAATAGCGACATAGCCAAACTCTCTCTTTATATAGCTAATGAAAATAAAAAATATTCTACTCTTTTAGAAGAAAAGATGAATGAAATTTATAAAAATATTTTTAATGATGAAAACCCTTATGCTATAAAATATCAATCCACTATAGAAGATATTTTAAATGAAAATGAATATATGAAAAAACTTGAAACTACATTGCAAGAACAAATCAGAATGCGTACAACATATTTCGGAATACATAGAGCAGAATATCAATTCTTTTATAAAGATTCATTGTCAAAAAAATTCTCATCTCAAGGCGAAAAGAGAATGTTTACGCTTATAATGAAATTGGCAAGCGAAAAAATATTATCAGAATACAGAAAAAAATCTCCTATTTTATTAATTGACGATGCTATGCTTGAACTTGATAATACAAGAAGAGATAATATTCTTGAATACATAAAAACATTAGGGCAGGTATTTATAACTGTTACAGAAAAAGAAAAAGTAAAGAACTTTGAAAACGGAAAAGTATTCGATATACCAAATATAAGAATGTAA
- a CDS encoding BspA family leucine-rich repeat surface protein, protein MKYKPQTKDELKKLVKDENIYLGDIDTSLITNMKSLFANSKRENFDGIENWDTSNVTDMSDMFAGALNFNSNINNWNVSKVTNMSGMFSSAKKFNQPLNDWDVSNVKDMEFMFSEAESFNMPLDKWNTSKVFTMSCMFCKAINFNQPLNNWDTSNIENMQSMFAKAYNFNQPLNNWNVSKVEDMTAMFEGAKSFNQDINNWNVSNVRRMAHMFNGAESFNYSIENWIINEGSSIWEFFSGASSFKDIKSILNIYFISKKVNDRKKLLNMLENCDIKEVYKEVIKYNKLKDFIKKLENTYYDELKELIENKDSIISEYKKSKSNKLELKDNEKYKPKDKVELLKLIKEKVKFNKIDTSLITDMSGLFQNSKLKKFDGIETWDTSNVEDMHNMFRGALHFNHNINNWNVYKVVNMEHMFSGCELFNQPLNNWDVSNVKYMAFMFNECKSFDSDLSNWNVSNVDSMEYMFENAYSFNQDISKWNISKVKKLYSMFEEAKSFNQPLNDWDMSNIESIHGMFKGASSFNQPLDKWNTSNIKDISFAFAYCINFNQDLESWKLSEDVNMKYAFINSPIENNPPSWYKEN, encoded by the coding sequence ATGAAATATAAACCTCAGACAAAAGATGAATTAAAAAAATTAGTAAAAGATGAAAATATATATTTAGGTGATATTGATACAAGTTTAATTACCAACATGAAATCTTTATTTGCAAATAGCAAGAGAGAAAATTTTGACGGCATAGAAAATTGGGATACTTCTAATGTTACAGATATGTCTGATATGTTTGCTGGGGCTTTAAATTTTAATTCAAATATAAATAATTGGAATGTTTCTAAAGTTACTAATATGTCAGGTATGTTTTCAAGTGCTAAAAAATTTAATCAGCCTTTAAATGACTGGGACGTTTCTAATGTAAAAGATATGGAGTTTATGTTTTCTGAAGCTGAAAGTTTTAATATGCCTCTTGATAAATGGAATACTTCTAAAGTATTTACTATGAGCTGTATGTTCTGTAAAGCTATAAATTTCAATCAGCCTTTAAATAATTGGGACACTTCTAATATTGAAAATATGCAGAGTATGTTTGCAAAGGCCTATAATTTTAATCAGCCTCTTAATAATTGGAATGTAAGTAAAGTAGAAGATATGACTGCTATGTTTGAGGGAGCTAAAAGTTTTAATCAGGATATCAATAATTGGAATGTTTCTAATGTAAGAAGAATGGCTCATATGTTTAACGGTGCTGAAAGTTTTAATTATTCTATAGAAAATTGGATCATTAATGAAGGCTCTTCTATTTGGGAGTTTTTTTCGGGTGCTTCTTCTTTTAAAGACATAAAATCTATATTAAATATTTATTTTATCTCTAAAAAAGTAAATGATAGGAAAAAACTTTTAAATATGCTTGAAAACTGCGATATAAAAGAAGTGTATAAAGAAGTTATTAAATATAATAAACTTAAAGATTTTATAAAGAAACTTGAAAATACTTATTATGATGAATTAAAAGAACTAATTGAAAATAAAGATAGTATTATATCAGAATATAAAAAATCAAAATCTAACAAATTAGAATTAAAAGATAATGAAAAGTATAAACCTAAAGACAAAGTGGAATTATTAAAATTAATAAAAGAAAAAGTCAAATTTAATAAAATAGATACTAGCTTAATAACTGATATGTCAGGATTATTTCAGAACTCAAAACTTAAAAAATTTGACGGCATAGAAACTTGGGATACTTCAAATGTAGAAGATATGCATAACATGTTTAGAGGAGCTTTGCATTTTAATCATAATATTAATAATTGGAATGTATACAAAGTTGTTAATATGGAACATATGTTTTCTGGCTGTGAACTTTTTAATCAGCCATTAAATAATTGGGACGTTTCTAATGTAAAGTATATGGCTTTTATGTTTAATGAGTGTAAAAGTTTTGACAGTGATTTAAGTAATTGGAATGTTTCTAATGTTGATAGTATGGAATATATGTTTGAAAATGCATATTCATTTAATCAGGATATTTCCAAATGGAATATAAGCAAAGTAAAAAAATTATATTCTATGTTTGAGGAAGCTAAAAGTTTTAATCAGCCTTTGAATGACTGGGATATGAGTAATATTGAATCTATACACGGAATGTTTAAAGGGGCTTCAAGTTTCAATCAGCCTTTAGACAAATGGAATACGTCTAATATTAAAGATATATCATTTGCCTTTGCCTATTGTATTAATTTTAATCAGGATTTAGAATCTTGGAAGTTGTCAGAAGATGTTAATATGAAATATGCTTTTATTAATTCTCCTATAGAAAATAATCCTCCTTCTTGGTATAAAGAAAATTAA
- a CDS encoding BspA family leucine-rich repeat surface protein yields the protein MHKYKPQTREELQKLVQDENIYLGDIDTSLITDMSGLFSFERRKDFSGIGNWNVNNVTSMRGMFYNCYSFNEDIGKWNVSNVNNMGDLFYNCINFNQNISEWNVSNVINMRGMFNGCKNFNQPLSKWKTSNLENTEYMFRNCTNFNQSVNHFNMSKVKNAIYMFEGCKEFNQPLDKWDTSNIEYMNGIFKGCTNFNQNINNWNTSSLSIVIEMFNGCENFNQPLNKWNISKVRHLTAMFKDCHHFNQPLNDWDISKVENISNMFEGCKSFNQDLDKWDTSNVKSMNSMFWKAKSFNKPLDKWNVSNVNTMVAMFYNSGFKEYDSLNTWELNDKVIIDNIFDDSAVSSLSLKWILYLYTFSNINVLSVLEKNIKEIYKIAHTSNNKKIKAVKTRLENLYYNDLKEFLDYELFCNIEKYEESINKKLNKKDEAKVSYIENCNVLVKDKSREVDTKVIKYIYLKYLELKRDIYHLIEIDSIINLLDRESFLTFAKNIYKETYKETTAIIYTLYGDDEALREIYKKEKDSKFFLMILSSIKITEITDYAIKLLYDIYSKAKKHEIRISALHLLKEISKEKHLSLEDLELKFTSNFGFDLKGEKIINDDYKLILNSDYSVNVFDIKNNKLLKAVPKDFTEAIKEEIKYIKKEIPDIIKKLSLKLYKSLMYEKKYNYKLFKEIFIDNPLMNKFSSSLIWNLYDKENNFITTFRYNNDGSYSNCDDEEIKINDDSFIGLASPIEMNEETITKWKKQLEDYELFQPINQLSIIKLDKNNLENEINKLQNIEIAYGTFKAFGDRYSMIPSYMDYGTVKEYNLKINNGDNFDIIIDSEDNIDYKDKVKINIKFYNENNEKVSERFIYTLLILIIWDFRLTDLF from the coding sequence ATGCATAAATACAAACCACAAACAAGAGAAGAATTACAGAAATTAGTACAAGATGAAAATATTTACTTAGGTGATATTGATACAAGTTTAATAACAGACATGAGCGGACTGTTCTCATTTGAAAGAAGAAAAGATTTTTCAGGTATAGGAAATTGGAATGTTAATAACGTTACCAGTATGAGAGGAATGTTTTATAATTGTTATAGTTTTAATGAAGATATAGGAAAATGGAATGTTTCTAATGTTAATAATATGGGAGATTTATTTTATAACTGCATAAATTTTAATCAAAATATTTCTGAGTGGAATGTATCAAATGTTATCAATATGCGGGGCATGTTTAATGGTTGTAAAAATTTTAATCAGCCTTTGAGTAAATGGAAAACTTCTAATTTAGAAAATACTGAATATATGTTTAGAAACTGTACTAATTTTAATCAGAGTGTAAATCATTTTAATATGTCAAAAGTAAAAAATGCAATTTATATGTTTGAGGGATGTAAGGAATTTAATCAGCCTTTAGATAAGTGGGATACTTCCAATATTGAATATATGAATGGAATATTTAAGGGCTGTACTAATTTTAATCAGAATATAAATAATTGGAATACATCTAGTTTATCAATAGTAATTGAAATGTTTAATGGCTGTGAAAATTTTAATCAGCCTTTGAATAAATGGAACATATCAAAGGTAAGACATTTAACGGCTATGTTTAAAGATTGTCATCATTTCAATCAGCCTTTAAATGATTGGGATATATCAAAGGTTGAAAATATTAGCAACATGTTTGAAGGATGTAAAAGTTTTAATCAGGATTTAGATAAATGGGATACTTCAAATGTAAAAAGTATGAATTCTATGTTTTGGAAAGCTAAAAGTTTTAACAAGCCTTTGGATAAATGGAATGTAAGCAATGTCAATACTATGGTTGCTATGTTTTATAATAGCGGTTTTAAAGAATATGATTCTCTTAATACTTGGGAGCTTAATGACAAAGTTATAATCGATAATATTTTTGATGATAGTGCAGTTAGTAGTTTAAGTTTAAAATGGATTCTATATTTATATACTTTTTCTAATATTAATGTTTTAAGTGTTTTAGAAAAAAATATAAAAGAAATTTATAAAATAGCACATACAAGCAATAATAAAAAAATTAAAGCTGTTAAAACAAGATTAGAAAATCTTTATTATAATGATTTAAAAGAATTTCTTGATTATGAATTATTTTGTAATATTGAAAAGTATGAAGAAAGTATTAATAAAAAATTAAATAAAAAAGATGAGGCAAAAGTTTCTTATATAGAAAATTGTAATGTATTAGTAAAAGATAAATCTAGAGAAGTTGATACTAAAGTGATAAAATATATATACTTAAAATATTTAGAATTAAAAAGAGATATTTATCATTTGATTGAAATAGATTCTATTATTAATTTACTTGATAGAGAAAGTTTTTTGACTTTTGCTAAAAATATTTATAAAGAAACATACAAGGAAACCACAGCAATTATTTATACTTTATATGGAGATGATGAGGCTTTAAGAGAAATATACAAGAAAGAAAAAGATTCTAAATTCTTTTTAATGATTTTGTCTTCAATAAAAATTACAGAAATTACTGATTATGCTATAAAACTATTGTATGATATTTATTCAAAAGCTAAAAAACATGAAATACGAATTTCAGCATTACATTTATTAAAAGAAATATCAAAAGAAAAACATTTATCGCTTGAAGATTTGGAATTAAAATTTACTTCAAATTTCGGATTTGATTTAAAAGGCGAAAAAATTATCAATGATGATTATAAATTGATTTTAAATAGTGATTATTCTGTGAATGTATTTGATATAAAAAATAATAAACTTTTAAAAGCTGTACCCAAAGATTTTACAGAAGCTATAAAAGAAGAAATTAAATACATAAAAAAAGAAATTCCTGATATTATAAAGAAACTTTCTTTAAAATTGTATAAATCATTAATGTATGAAAAGAAATATAATTATAAACTTTTCAAAGAAATATTTATTGATAATCCTTTAATGAATAAATTTTCTTCTTCGCTTATTTGGAATTTATATGATAAAGAGAACAATTTTATAACTACATTTAGGTACAACAATGACGGAAGCTATTCAAATTGTGATGATGAAGAAATTAAAATTAATGATGACAGCTTTATAGGTTTAGCAAGCCCTATAGAAATGAATGAAGAAACTATTACAAAATGGAAAAAACAATTAGAAGATTATGAATTATTTCAGCCAATAAATCAATTAAGCATAATAAAATTAGATAAAAATAATTTGGAAAATGAAATAAACAAATTACAAAACATTGAAATAGCTTATGGTACTTTTAAGGCTTTCGGTGATAGGTATTCAATGATTCCTAGTTATATGGACTATGGCACAGTTAAAGAATATAATCTAAAAATAAATAATGGAGACAATTTTGATATAATCATAGATTCTGAAGATAATATTGATTATAAAGATAAAGTAAAAATAAATATTAAATTCTATAATGAGAATAATGAAAAAGTGTCAGAAAGATTTATTTATACTTTATTAATTCTTATTATATGGGATTTCAGATTAACAGATTTATTTTGA
- a CDS encoding ankyrin repeat domain-containing protein, with amino-acid sequence MESIKNNDIDKVKILLRDGINLDLYNINYGMSPLMYAAQLGNEEIVQELLDFGAKDFDFAFYVACAEGYWNIAEDIMKSGASNYNIALSYAAIGGQLDIVEKLIDLGAKDLNPALVSACEGNHLEVVKYLIGKGANVNTRAYIEVYRNYKGAERKSPLTASTNIDIIKELVNAGATNLNEAIIYNAETISTNFDSTYSTAILNEYINLGADINSMSTNDGKTLLMYLIEKRQLDFELIKKVIELGADVNARDRNGNTVLIRAVMYEYEAPIQDSNLNKKVYRTIGTPINVIEELLKAGASPTDRNSYGNTAYRLAARKKRDDIIKLFDEYLKR; translated from the coding sequence ATGGAATCTATAAAAAATAATGATATAGATAAAGTAAAAATATTATTGAGAGATGGCATTAACTTAGATTTATACAATATCAATTATGGTATGAGTCCTTTAATGTATGCGGCTCAGCTTGGCAATGAAGAAATAGTTCAGGAATTATTAGATTTCGGTGCTAAAGATTTTGATTTTGCTTTTTATGTGGCATGTGCTGAAGGGTATTGGAATATAGCAGAAGATATAATGAAGTCCGGTGCTAGTAATTATAATATTGCATTGTCTTATGCTGCCATAGGCGGACAATTAGATATAGTAGAAAAACTTATTGATTTAGGTGCTAAGGATCTTAATCCTGCATTGGTATCTGCATGCGAGGGTAATCATTTAGAGGTTGTAAAATATTTAATAGGTAAGGGTGCCAATGTTAATACTAGGGCATATATAGAAGTATATAGAAATTATAAAGGTGCTGAAAGAAAATCACCATTAACAGCTTCTACTAATATTGATATAATAAAAGAATTAGTAAATGCAGGAGCAACTAATTTAAATGAAGCTATAATATATAATGCTGAAACTATATCAACAAATTTTGACAGTACTTATTCTACTGCAATATTAAACGAATATATCAATTTAGGTGCTGATATAAATTCTATGAGTACAAATGACGGAAAGACACTTCTTATGTATTTGATAGAAAAAAGGCAATTAGATTTTGAATTGATAAAAAAAGTTATAGAGCTTGGTGCTGATGTTAATGCTCGCGACAGAAATGGAAATACTGTTTTAATAAGAGCGGTAATGTATGAATATGAAGCGCCTATTCAGGATAGTAATTTAAATAAAAAAGTATACAGAACTATTGGTACTCCTATAAATGTAATAGAAGAACTTTTGAAAGCAGGGGCAAGTCCTACTGACAGGAACAGTTATGGAAATACCGCATACAGATTGGCGGCAAGAAAGAAAAGAGATGATATAATAAAACTTTTTGATGAATATTTAAAAAGATAA